A single window of Anopheles moucheti chromosome 2, idAnoMoucSN_F20_07, whole genome shotgun sequence DNA harbors:
- the LOC128299678 gene encoding thioester-containing protein 1 allele S3-like, protein MAWYVRMVVVMITFFGASCGVLVVGPKFVRSNQEFTVVISNFEQATSKVDLMLRLEGQTGNGIGGFTIPKIVDVRRKMNRFVTFNIPAISSGTNIKLTIDGIHGLSLHLEESLVFLNKSLSGLIQIDKPVYKPGDTVKFRVIVLDTELKPPARVKAISVTIRDPNDIVMRKWSSVVLFAGVFENDLQLAPSAMFGMWSILAEVDGEELASKMFEVKEYVLSSFDVDVIPSTIPLMEHGSLHLTITANYHFGKPVKGLAKVELYLEDDRLDQKKELEMFGMGQVELRFNEELDPNQEHHQNVFVKTTFVEKYTVSKGTIQDAGIIHPHRKKKEHLKIVATEKMIPKAKILVATVSNNTVIWDSLDLDLKQLGNNLQLFTDETEVKPGSEINLQLKGRPGAYVALAAYDKGLLQFSSKHDLFWEDVMQLFDNFHAVNKNEFNVFHSMGLFVKLSGETKLEPMGAKTERFGSPFVPFSNLVHYRTNFLESWLWQNMTIRRDGMLKFSEVVPDTTTSWYLTAFSIDPVHGFGIIKKPIQFTTAQPFYIVENLPYSIKRDETAVLQFTLFNNLGAEYVAEVTLYNVANQTEFIGRPVEDLSYSKTVSVPSKAGAPVSFLVKARKLGEMTVRVKATIMAGREADAVEKVIRVMPENIIVSSSVPRVFNLAKYGSEEYKISLDILKQVNFRTIKLEFVLSPNLLTPVVHNLDNLLTVPTASGATSMINFIPNLVVLEYLHAVGSAETVLINKATALLRNGYQFEMQYRQPDGSFGNWRKSTGSIFVTALVGQSMQTASKYILEVDLTMVDQLFDWLASKQHSSGRFEEIAPITYHSLQDGSRNGIALTAFVMIALLENAAATQKHQDVVRRGIQHIVNHLPNITDVYDLSLATYALMLNGHSQKRTAIDLLIEKSQPVQGSDGKQRYWPRDTAAIETAAYGLLSLVHDKRYLDGISVMQWLVNQREATGSFPHTQDTFVGLKAISMLAAAVSPSKNDYTVSVQHGRTRKVYKMASMEVNRQFRDELTGESKTVTVGVHGRGFGLFEIKYRYGIDVRYVNKQFSLRLEPHFSNANHVLQLKVCTNFTPELTHSRSNLAQVEVNFPSGYIVDRDSMVDITRRNPVKNVEFHYGYTSMVVYYYSLGPEDNCFMVTAERLFRVAFQRPAYVLVHDSYHNPFRAIKAYEAPQDRCVDCH, encoded by the exons ATGGCGTGGTACGTgcgaatggtggtggtgatgataaCCTTCTTCGGTGCCAGTTGCGG CGTGCTGGTGGTGGGTCCGAAATTTGTACGCTCCAACCAAGAGTTCACCGTGGTAATCAGCAACTTCGAACAGGCAACTAGCAAGGTAGATCTAATGCTGCGGCTCGAAGGCCAGACCGGAAACGGAATTGGCGGTTTTACCATCCCGAAGATAGTTGATGTGCGCCGCAAGATGAATCGATTCGTTACCTTCAAT ATTCCAGCCATCTCATCTGGTACAAACATTAAGCTGACGATCGATGGTATTCATGGGTTGAGCCTTCACCTGGAAGAGAGCCTTGTGTTTCTCAATAAGTCCCTATCTGGTCTGATACAGATCGATAAGCCCGTGTACAAACCGGGCGATACGGTAAAATTTCGTGTGATTGTGTTGGACACTGAGCTGAAGCCTCCTGCACGGGTAAAAGCAATCAGCGTTACAATCCGTGATCCGAACGATATTGTGATGCGCAAATGGTCCTCAGTGGTACTGTTCGCCGGTGTGTTCGAGAATGATCTACAACTCGCGCCATCAGCAATGTTTGGAATGTGGAGCATCTTGGCAGAGGTGGACGGAGAAGAACTCGCATCAAAAATGTTCGAGGTGAAGGAGTACGTGTTGTCCTCGTTTGACGTGGACGTGATACCGTCCACCATTCCACTGATGGAGCATGGGAGCCTGCATCTTACGATAACGGCTAATTATCACTTCGGCAAACCAGTGAAAGGGCTGGCAAAGGTGGAGTTGTATTTGGAGGATGACAGGTTGGATCAAAAGAAAGAGCTCGAAATGTTCGGGATGGGACAGGTGGAGCTCCGTTTCAATGAAGAGCTGGACCCGAACCAGGAGCATCATCAGAACGTATTTGTGAAAACGACCTTCGTCGAGAAGTATACTG TGTCCAAAGGTACCATCCAGGATGCGGGCATCATTCACCCGCACAGGAAGAAAAAGGAGCACTTGAAAATTGTTGCAACGGAGAAAATGATaccgaaggcgaaaattttggTTGCCACCGTGTCGAATAACACTGTTATTTGGGATTCGTTGGATTTAGATTTGAAGCAGTTGGGCAACAAT CTGCAACTATTTACAGACGAAACCGAGGTAAAACCTGGCAGCGAGATCAACCTTCAGCTGAAAGGACGGCCCGGAGCGTACGTTGCGCTTGCTGCATACGACAAGGGTCTGCTGCAGTTCTCCAGCAAGCACGATCTGTTCTGGGAGGATGTAATGCAGTTGTTTGACAATTTCCATGCCGTGAATAAGAACGAGTTTAATGTGTTTCAT AGTATGGGCCTGTTTGTAAAACTGTCTGGTGAAACTAAACTAGAACCAATGGGTGCTAAAACAGAACGCTTTGGAAGTCCTTTCGTACCATTCTCGAATCTTGTCCATTACCGGACAAACTTTCTAGAATCGTGGCTATGGCAGAATATGACCATCAGAAGAGACGGGATGCTCAAGTTCAGTGAGGTTGTGCCAGATACGACCACCTCCTGGTACTTGACGGCATTCTCCATTGATCCGGTGCACGGCTTTGGTATTATTAAAAAGCCTATCCAGTTTACAACGGCTCAACCGTTCTACATCGTGGAGAATCTACCGTACTCCATCAAGCGAGACGAAACGGCCGTGTTGCAGTTTACTTTGTTCAACAATCTTGGAGCAGAGTACGTCGCGGAGGTGACACTGTACAATGTGGCCAATCAGACGGAATTCATAGGGCGACCGGTGGAAG ATCTAAGCTACTCCAAAACCGTGAGCGTTCCTTCGAAAGCTGGTGCACCGGTGTCATTTCTGGTAAAGGCACGAAAGCTCGGAGAGATGACTGTGCGGGTAAAAGCAACGATCATGGCCGGACGGGAAGCGGACGCAGTAGAGAAGGTGATCCGAGTAATGCCGGAAAATATTATCGTAAGCAGTTCTGTACCGCGCGTATTCAACCTGGCCAAATATGGCAGTGAAGAGTACAAAATCTCGTTGGATATACTGAAACAAGTAAACTTCAGAACAATCAAACTGGAATTCGTTTTATCGC CGAACCTGCTAACTCCAGTCGTACACAATCTGGACAACCTGCTCACCGTTCCTACCGCGTCGGGTGCAACCAGTATGATCAACTTCATTCCAAACCTGGTAGTACTCGAATACCTGCATGCAGTCGGGTCCGCCGAAACGGTTCTGATTAACAAAGCTACGGCGTTgttgagaaatggctaccagtTCGAGATGCAGTACCGTCAGCCAGATGGTTCATTCGGTAACTGGCGCAAGTCGACGGGAAGTATCTTCGTTACCGCTTTGGTGGGACAATCCATGCAAACTGCCTCGAAGTATATATTGGAGGTGGATTTGACCATGGTCGATCAGCTGTTCGATTGGCTTGCATCGAAACAGCACAGTTCCGGACGGTTCGAAGAGATAGCTCCGATTACGTACCACAGTTTGCAGGATGGATCGCGCAACGGAATAGCGCTGACGGCGTTCGTGATGATTGCATTATTGGAAAATGCTGCTGCCACGCAAAAACACCAGGACGTCGTACGAAGGGGTATACAGCACATCGTGAACCATTTGCCGAACATTACCGATGTATACGATCTTTCACTAGCCACGTACGCGCTGATGTTGAATGGTCACAGCCAAAAGCGGACGGCAATCGATTTGTTAATAGAAAAGTCACAACCTGTTCAAGGTTCTGACGGTAAGCAGCGATACTGGCCGCGAGACACGGCTGCGATTGAGACGGCCGCGTACGGATTGCTGAGCTTAGTGCACGATAAACGGTACCTGGACGGAATCAGTGTGATGCAATGGTTGGTAAACCAACGCGAAGCAACCGGTAGCTTCCCTCACACACAGGACACCTTTGTCGGGCTGAAAGCAATTTCCATGCTGGCGGCTGCGGTCTCACCCAGCAAGAACGACTACACCGTCTCCGTTCAGCACGGGAGGACACGAAAGGTGTACAAAATGGCTTCGATGGAGGTAAACCGCCAGTTTCGGGACGAGCTAACAGGCGAGAGCAAAACGGTGACAGTGGGTGTGCATGGTCGGGGTTTTGGATTGTTCGAGATCAAGTACCGGTACGGCATTGATGTGAGATACGTCAACAAACAGTTCAGCCTGCGTTTAGAGCCGCATTTTAGCAACGCTAATCACGTGCTACAGTTGAAAGTGTGTACCAACTTCACACCGGAATTGACACATTCGCGCTCCAATTTGGCACAGGTGGAGGTGAACTTTCCCAGCGGATACATCGTCGATAGAGATTCCATGGTGGACATCACCCGACGGAACCCTGTCAAG AATGTCGAATTTCACTACGGTTATACGTCGATGGTGGTATACTACTATAGTTTAGGACCGGAAGATAACTGCTTTATGGTGACTGCAGAAAGATTGTTCAGGGTAGCATTTCAACGGCCCGCTTATGTTCTCGTGCATGATAGCTACCATAATC CGTTCAGAGCAATAAAAGCTTACGAGGCCCCGCAAGACAGATGTGTTGATTGCCATTAA